The following are from one region of the Coffea eugenioides isolate CCC68of chromosome 2, Ceug_1.0, whole genome shotgun sequence genome:
- the LOC113760465 gene encoding uncharacterized protein LOC113760465 — MASAAFKSTSKRGGSLNSNCTNAQNSHHSQNPTIRRQRSQSVSAVSRAKQSLNDISSEFSNKRENPLFWAANSTISTADDQEKDEKQRRVVEATGTTAAERGRSVTRNSSAGLKSNGIGRSLSRVRGRSVSRGRYGSYESDKEQELVRLNNAQQDFNFKQVANNLRSGNTVKNGADRQGWIKSSPMPSNHGQATECSEEDSVCSFQFSNWEDGISTCSLSETEEKTIIAVCEQMKGDKWGGDAADASGIYETVRSEVRRAISNMQNDIESAIRRGNVNGIVTADIADIPPLSVNSGSVESVLDIRREYAQKLEESEERARKLRADLAVEEHRGQEFSRILKETLPDPRTSNPQKSRAGRKRSTERKKISKCLAEEAMAYFDECVSISTFDSSDFSASEDPSHISAGSSTAVHDIVPVLQGSLSVNLPLHAHDSFSKEKQTLGGHGQLMQSREDSNLTAHSSSNALTVDQVDKRSKSRGSSEPYRFSFAQKPKENTGPQNNITNYVKHFERGLGTKAAGSDYTRTVYDTGEFDLHGCLESFLFERVFFRKRVESGSLHLCGGSGSVTFSSFGSVP; from the exons ATGGCCTCTGCAGCCTTCAAATCCACCTCCAAACGAGGGGGAAGTCTAAATTCCAATTGCACCAACGCTCAGAATTCCCACCATTCCCAAAACCCCACCATCAGAAGGCAACGATCTCAAAGCGTCAGCGCAGTTTCCAGAGCCAAACAGTCCCTGAACGACATTTCTtctgaattttccaacaaaagaGAGAACCCACTTTTCTGGGCGGCTAATAGTACTATTTCTACTGCTGATGATcaagaaaaagatgaaaaacaGAGAAGGGTTGTTGAGGCGACGGGTACAACTGCTGCTGAGAGGGGACGATCAGTTACGAGGAATTCTTCTGCTGGGCTGAAGAGTAATGGAATTGGGCGTAGCTTGTCTAGAGTTCGTGGAAGGTCCGTCTCTAGAGGACGCTATGGATCCTATGAG AGTGATAAGGAGCAAGAATTGGTAAGATTGAATAATGCTCAACAAGATTTTAACTTTAAGCAAGTTGCTAACAATTTGAGAAGTGGGAATACAGTAAAAAATGGAGCTGATAGGCAGGGATGGATCAAGAGTTCACCAATGCCAAGCAACCATGGCCAAGCAACTGAGTGTTCTGAAGAGGATTCCGTT TGcagttttcaattttcaaactgGGAAGATGGGATTTCAACATGTTCCCTATCAGAAACTGAAGAGAAAACCATTATTGCTGTTTGCGAACAAATGAAG gGTGACAAATGGGGAGGTGATGCTGCTGATGCTAGTGGAATATATGAAACTGTCCGATCAGAAGTGAGACGTGCTATctcaaatatgcaaaatgacATTGAAAGT GCTATTCGACGGGGTAATGTTAATGGTATTGTGACTGCAGACATTGCTGATATACCTCCACTCAGTGTCAACTCTGGTTCTGTTGAATCGGTCTTGGACATCAGAAGAGAATATGcccaaaaacttgaagag TCTGAAGAAAGAGCAAGAAAACTTAGAGCAGATCTGGCTGTAGAAGAGCACCGTGGGCAGGAGTTTAGTAGAATACTTAAGGAGACACTTCCTGATCCAAGAACATCTAATCCTCAGAAATCCCGTGCTGGAAGAAAA AGAAGCACTGAAAGGAAAAAGATATCAAAATGTCTTGCAGAAGAAGCTATGGCATATTTCGATGAATGCGTGTCAATATCAACCTTTGATAGTTCAGATTTTTCTGCATCTGAAGATCCATCTCATATCTCTGCTGGATCCTCGACTGCAGTTCATGACATTGTGCCTGTACTTCAAGGAAGTTTGAGCGTCAATCTACCTCTTCATGCACATGATAGTTTCTCGAAGGAAAAACAG ACACTGGGGGGGCATGGTCAGCTGATGCAAAGCCGTGAGGATTCTAATTTAACTGCACATAGTAGTAGCAATGCGCTCACCGTGGACCAAGTAGATAAAAGGAGCAAAAGCAGAGGAAGCAGTGAACCTTATCGGTTTTCGTTTGctcaaaaaccaaaagaaaacacgGGACCTCAAAACAACATCACGAATTATGTAAAGCATTTTGAAAGAGGCCTTGGTACAAAGGCAGCAGGCTCAGATTATACAAGAACGGTATATGATACTGGTGAGTTTGATTTACATGGTTGTCTTGAAAGCTTCTTGTTCGAAAGGGTGTTTTTCAGGAAAAGAGTAGAATCTGGAAGCCTGCATTTATGTGGTGGAAGTGGTTCAGtcaccttttcttcttttggttctGTCCCGTGA